CTGATTGCCCTTCAGTTTCCTGTGATTAGCCTCCTTGCCTCCTTATCATGACTTGAAACAGGAAATTGTTTGATAATGAGCTTCGTACACTAACCCCAACAGTAACTCTACCGCACATTTAGGTTCACGGAAAAGCCGAgtagaaaaatgaaaaggaaagcTTAGCGAGTGTGTTTCTGCTTCCTCTCTTTGAAGCTTTCCAGGTTTAGACATCTGTTCACAGCGCAGCGGAGATCTTCATTACCTTCATTCACTGCCAGTCTGCTGTCATGAGTCTGTATAACTTCAGCAAGCCAAACTTAACATTTCtattttcctctccctcctcgatCAGGTGATAGCCAAGCGCGGCCGTGAGTACATCCTGAGGCATATCCCAAACATGCACAAAGACCAGTTCGCCCTCACGGCTTCAGAGGCGCACCTCAAGTACATCAAGGAGTGCGCTCAGCTCGATGATGTCACTGTCCACTACTACAGACTCTACAAGGTGAGAGAATCAGTCTCTGTGGTGTTGAATGAGTTTTGTATTTGGCTAAAAGTGCTTTGATAGCTTGAGTTTTAAGGATTTTCTGTTTCATCAGATTTAGCTCCATCTTCTCCTCATCTATCTACAtatgatgtcatctttttttaacaggACAAGAAGGAAGTAGAGGCGTCTCTTACATTGGGGCTGACTTTACGTGGTATACAAATATTCCAGGTACAGTTTCTTACAaattttgtctcattttttgtttgtttgctttttcttttcctagTTTCTtgtaaatcatcatcatcaagtttcatgattgtttattattgtgtctACAATTAAAAAATCTCCAACTGTCTTCAATAGAAATCAGTACAACTCAGTAtctttacataaaacacaataaggCAAATTTCTGCACTATTGATTCTAGAAAATTCACAAAACCATCGATAGCTGAAATAAACTAGTTGAAAGTTGAGTTTCAAGGTTCAATAATGGACAACAGTTACTTTTTAAGGTggattttcttctcttcttggTGCAGCAGTGTTGTCTTTGTGGttctttcttcatgtttttaatcacctGACCCTCATCGTCAAACCTCTGATCATTGACCTCATTTGTGTTGCAGAACGTCGGCTCCGTTAGGCAACTGTTGTACGACTTCCCCTGGACCAACGTGGGAAAACTGGTGTTTGTGGTGAGTCAGACGCACCATCACAACTTTGTCAAACACATAGAAATCCCAGGGAGGtgccatgatttttttttttttttctgtctttcttttctttcttttttttaaactcattcCAGAGATGACGAAACCCAAGCTTCCCCGGGCTTATGGCAATGTTTGTGAAAGCCTAGCTCCCGCTCAGGGCCGTGGAAATTTTTACGCAATGCTTCTTTTCTCCACACTGCTGTTTTAAGTCCTCTGGAACTAATCAGGGATTTAGAAAGACTTTcttctcatgcacacacacagacacgcacacacacacacacacatagacacatactgTACCCTGTATACATATTTTCATGTAATCAGCAgcatcatttttttcatatgaTACACGTGTCTCTTAATCCATTTTTATCAGTTATCATCGGCGTCCCCGTGTCCTTTAAAAGAAATCCTGTAAAATCTTCATCATCTCTGCTCAGATTCGCTCCGTCTGTCGTTGAGCTGAGCACAGCAGTCAGTTAATTTGCCTCTGTAGGGTTTCTATTATCGCAGGACGGCAGAGGAGCTTACAGTTTATACATCGGTTTCACTCTGACGCCTTCACGTTTTCTGCCAGCTGACTTTTTAATCACAACCCAGAGAGGTCATTATTGCTTATCAAGGCTCTTCttggcacaaaaaaaacagcttcttgTGACTCTAATTCTgtctacttttttatttttatacaattCAAGGGACTTTAGAAGCAGGTTTGATGACTTTAGGCCCTTGAGAAACCTGCTTTGTTGTTCcagaaagggttttttttcatccaaGAGTGGCGAGTTTTGCTTTGGCCTAATTTTAGCACAAACATCCGACGTATCTGCCGCTCGATTTAGGATAAAGACATCCTGTTTTCCTCATTCTTGTTTTCTCGGTGGTTTCATTGCATCTGCTGTCTGCAGCATTGTGAGAGTGAAccggcggcggcggcggtggcGCGGCTGTGGTTACACTGTGTTCGCGAAGGGCCTCTCGTGGCCCCGTCCCACCCTTCTCCTGAATAACAGGCTCTCTCCTCCACCCCACCCACGAGTCACGTCATCCAACAccgctgccaccaccaccacggcTGCAGCAGCTAGAGCCTCCGAACGAGCCAGAAAGCAGAGCTGGGTGGAGGGACGGGTGGGTCAATAAACACCAGATGCTGGGGATTCTGGATTCAATCTGTTGGCCGAAATGATTGAAACTCGTCTTTGGCATCAATGTTTTTCCcctcattgttaaaaaaaaaagggtggagTTCAGTATTTCTGACACATGAAGACAAAACAGAGTTGCATTCATGCTTCTCCTGACCCAGGCATTGTCAGATGTTGTCCTCCTGAACACTGAAATGAAGTCATCCCCCTCGTGTCCTGCCTCATGCCGCTGGATCTGAAGCTGGATCTGAGACTTTGCCAGCGGTCTGGTTGACGCTGGTCTCGGTGCAGGATTGTTGGACGCGAACCGCTCCTCCTGGATGAGTCTTCGATGTGTGTGGCCTGTTGGGGAGGTCTtgtaggaaggaggaaagaaagtcgTCCAGCTGTCATAGTTTAGATGTACTGACCATGTGTACTGCATGAAAAAAGACACGTTTCTAAGTGGCGTCTGAACTCCTTTTTATAACCAGCCACTTGACACCAGTCTGCTGCCATGTATGTTTGGTCTGGAGTAGAGTTACCAACAGCAGGGAAGCTGTTGATTCAATATGTCaggtttttaaatgatatttgcctatttttaagattaaaaagaaaagattttattttatgcttCATGCATTTCACCCTGGCTCGTTCTCACCTGGCTGCTGCCCAGTGCAATGTTTTTAGGAGGCCATTAGGAGCTGCGGAGGGGCAGTTTGAGGTTAAAGACAAATACTCAACTTGAGGCATGGAAGAGAATTTCTCCATTTTTCCCACCCAGAGTTTTCCTGCCTGTCCTGGAAATCTTCTGTCTTCAGGATACCACTGACCAGAGAAAATGATCTTTTACAGGAAAGCCGCCTTCAAAGAACTGTCAGTTGGGGTTTTTCTGGGTGAtgaactacagtacagtacaaagtCAAATACCTTTTTAATGTGCTTCCTACCTATACAAAGTCTTAGctggtttctttaaaaaaaaaaaaaaaaaaaagtctggatAAATAAAGTGAAAGCTCAGTCCTGTGGTCAGAAATGTGCCGTTCTTTGCATTTTCACGGTGCTTTAAACCCACCCGTCGCCTTTTTGAAAGTCCAAACCCTTGCAGAAATGTTTATAGGTCTGTATTGAAAACAACCCCGCTGACACTAAAGACAGCTGTTATTGGGTCGAGcttctgccaaaaaaaaaaaaaaggcgaagGGAGAAAGCACAAAACCCaccattttagttttttttccgTGCATTCAGCCAACATGTCCTCTCCCTGGAAAATCATCAAAAACTGCTCCAAAAAATGCACAGTTTGAGTCTCAGTATGGAGAAATGAAGAGCAGATACATGAACTGATTTTTCCCCTTTTTGTGTTTGGATGCAAAATAGTTTTCGAGAACTGACTTTGTTCCTCCTCTTAAAATATTTCCCCTCTGGTCTTTCTGGCATAATCATTCCTCAAATTCACATTCCTGCTTCATAATTTTATGTTATTAACCGCTTTAAATcatcagcattttttttctcctcctcctctcagggGAAGAAGTTTGAAATCCTTCCTGACGGACTCCCATCGGCCCGAAAACTCATCTACTACACAGGTTGTCCCCTGCGCTCTCGTCAcctcctgcagctgctcagtAACAGCCACCGGCTCTACATGAACCTGCAGCCTGTCCTCAAACAAGTCCGTCGATTGGAGGAAAATGAAGGTACTTTCCTGAATTTAATCTCTTTTCGTTTCTTATCCTGTCTTTCTATTGTGTAGCAAAGGGCACGACACAATTTGGCACATGGgaataacattttaaacttaGTACAACCTGAAATAAACGtcttatgtgtatgtgttgtttttcagagAAGAAGCAGTACAGGGAGTCGTACATCAGCGACGCTCTCGAGCTGGACATGGAGCAGCTGGACAAGCGTTCCCGAGCCAGCGGCAGCAGCGCGGGGAGCGTCTCTCACCACAAACGCCTGTCACGCCACTCCACGACCAGCCACGGCAGCTCGCACACCTCCGGCATCGAGACGGACAGCTTCAGGGCTCCGGGCCAGGCCCCCCACAGGCCCCTACGAACCTGCAGCTCATCCACAACCAGCCACGGGAGCTCGCACACCTCCGGCATCGAGAGCAGCAGCAAGGAGCGCATACTAGATGATGATGGTAAGAGCCAGAAATATTAATGGTTAAGTTAcacataaaatgtgtaatatattcATCATGACCTTTTATGGAGTAGAAGTAAAAGATGATATATAAAGCATTTTGTGTGAAGAACTGCAGAAAGTGCTAATCTGCAGCATTGACTACTGCTGCACCAAAGATGATGCAAAACTCGTGACAAAAATTCAGTTTACCCCTTAAAATGTTTCATGATCTCAGagctttttaatcattttaacacaaacacttcctgttcccGCAGAGATCGAGATGCTGGTGGACGACCCCAAAGACTACGAGGAGCTCCACGAGATGGCTCTGGACCAGGAGCTGTGTATCCACATCACCGAGGACATGCTGACGATGTCCCCCGACCAGACCAACGGATACTCCGGTACAGACCAGTCTCTCAGTGTTGCTGCTCTATCTTTCATTTAAGTCTTATGAGTCAAAGTTAATAAAACTCAAGTTAATTGTAGAATAATGTGTTTAATAGCGTCCTTTAGTCCGAGTGAGGCTGTTTTTAAGAGTTCGTTTCACTCTCAAACTAAATGTTACGATGTGTTCGTCTCAGGTCTCATCGTGAAAGAcgtcagctcctccacctccagctcCTCTGAGACCGTCGTCAAGATGAGAGGACAAAGCATCGAGTCTCTGCCACAGGTAACTCCACAGGTTTTAATTCAGGGCTTTCACAGCAATAATATTAAACACAGAAAACTTACTGCAAGTGCATGAAAATATCCATcctgaaatatttattaaaagcttcaGTGATTTTGCTGTTTGGTCCTTTTACTTctatctatgtgtgtatattgtgtctTAGTGAGTTTAGTACTTAGTTAGTTTTAGTACTAGTtactaatttattttattcttttacaagcaccttctttctttttgtactTCTGAGACTATATATTCTATTATATTGTATATCTTCTGTACAGCTGCAGAGGAGTTTAATCAGCTGTTTAACTttgcatgataataataaaacttcaTCATTACTTTTAATTCAATCTATTCTGTACACTCATGTCTGTGAATCCTGGAGGAGTGatccctcctctgttgctctttgTGAGGTCTCATGAGAAAAATGGCATAAAGGGACATTCAAAGTATAACAATAAGGATTAAAAAGAGACTAATCAAATGACTGTATTGACTTTGGAAGGATTAAATGTGTACTGATGTCACTGTGAAATATGATGTAGCACACAGGGAGATAAACCTGTTTTCTCGGTGACATTTACCAGGATGTATTTCATTCATGGTGAATATCTCTTGCATGTACATCCTCTTCTCAACTGGAAGTTCAAGAAAAACCTTCCTCACTGTTTTTACTTCTTGGCATACAGAAGAGAGAAATGTTTGAAGAGTCATAAACTGAACCAGTGACTTCAAAGTAGCTCCTGGACAGTATTTAACATCACGGCCTGATGATGATAATTAACAGTGTAAAAGTTTCCAATGGCCGCCCCCTCCTATTAGTGTAAATCAGATTCCAGGCCACCATGTTGGCTCCGCCCCTGCCGAAATAATTCATGTGCTTTCTCTCTTAACGTGTGATTTGTTGCTTTCCATCCGCAGACGTCTGCAGGCAGGAAACCTCAGTCCTCCACCGACCGACACAGCCAGTCGCTCGATGACGTCCGGCTCTACCAGAAGGACTGTCTGCAGTGGGCGGAGCTCTGCCAGGACACCGCCCACAGCTACACGTTCGGCTGCGCCCAGGAGCTGAGCGACGGCTGCGGCTACCAGGGCCTCTCCGACCAGTGCACCGGCATGCGCGGCGAGCAGCACCCGTTCCCCATCAAGAGAACCAACAAATACTTCTCCCTGGACCTGACCAGCGACGAGGTGCCCGAGTTCGTGGTGTGACGGGGAGAGAGGGCGAGGCGTAAAAACAAGGCGACCTCAgggtgacctttttttttgtcagatctGGAGATGTTTCAGCCCTCAGGgaacaagagaagagaagagaggagcgttgtcggagaggtggagaggtggagaggtggTTGCTATTCTTGGCAGCGATGAGTAAAACTGGTAGCGAGTCGGCTGCCCCCCCTTTTCATTTACCACTCGAGATGTTTTAACACATAATAAATGAACAGACGTGCAGGACTCTGACTGAAATGGGAATTTTTATAAACGAACACTGGGTTTGAAGAGAGCCCGTGTCTTTAAAACGTAAACCCCGAGCTGCTCCCGCTGTGtgaaaggaaacaaaaagggatcttcttctttttaaaaaaaaacaaaaaacatttatattcaaatCTGTCCTCCAAACTTGTTTCAAGATCCACATTTGCCTCCTTCGTaaggtcattaaaaaaaacctaaaagaCGTGTGTGTGAAGACGTGACGAGCATATCAACGACTTTCTGTGGAGGACAAAATTTAACTCTGAGCTACGAACCAAAGACGAGAGCGTGCAGCgatgacaaaaacatttcagagtCATTGTCGGGAGGGAAGATAAAAACCCctcagtcttcttcttctgcgcCACTTCATTTTACCtcaacaggaagtgcagtgtgccaaccccccccccctaccccacCCCCACGTCTCACAGACTGGACTCCATGTGAACACACACCCGATGTGCCTTCATCACACTATGCAGGTGTCAAAAGCCttgacaatcacacacacacacacacacacacacacacctgctcttTTAGTCACAGGGATCATTTTTAAAGATCCAAGCCATCCTGATTAAAGTTCtactttactttgtttttctaagctatacacacacacacacacacacacacttcatctaCACCGCTCACTAAAGATGATCATTTGTCTTTCAgcatctttgaaaaaaaaagaaaaaaaaaaggattcaaGGTTGGTTTTCAAACTGTTTCATGTCCTGTGAAATCTGACCGGCTTTCCTGAGGAGGAATGAGGTCGAGTAAGTTCCCCTACATGTCCCGACTCGCGCTTacgagttttttttttttttgtggcaacaaaaaaaaaatgaaaaaagcttCCCTGTAATCTAAACTCAAAATGGAGCCGTTTTGGCTGTCGGCCAACACAAACCGCACATTTTGATGCGTACATGCACGTCCTCCTTTCTGCtcatttgtcctttttttattgttttttttttcatctttaatgttttaaactgGAATTTgttacatgttttttattttattttattttattcttcatcCTCATTTTACCTGAAACCTTTTACACGTCGTATTTTTTGTATGATTTGCCCAGACTTGTATATGTTGAACAGTTACTCTGCGTGCAGTTGATGTCATTCAGTATTACAAGTGAACGTATGTGACAGTATTATGGACGGGTGATGTCagatctttttatttcttttttttgggggggaggcGGTCTGAACAAGAATCTCACAGTAAAATTCAGCAGAACTGAAGCCTGTGGAAGCAGATGAGCTCTTTGTAATCATAAATGACAACTCACATTTCAATATATTATAACTGATAGTAAGTTTAAACTCTGAATAAGGTGTTTTATTCATAAATCATGCAGCTCAAACTCAAAAGTCAACAGTTACACCTTTAAGATACTCAGTTTTTGTCAGATTTGAATTAATAATATCTCTGATTTTGTTATGAATATAGCAAATACTTTAATCTTTATGTCAAACACAGTTTTACTCTTACCTGAATTAGGTAATCTTTATCATGAccacatcatttttacatttgacgaTGTTCTTACACCCAACTTTTCAATGAATTTTAAGCTGTTGAAACACTGAAGGGAAAAGGCTGCACTCTGCTGTGTAAAGCAGAAGAGTCAGACAAAGGAATAGTtggatattttgggaaatatgtgtATTTGCTGTCTTACTCTAAGTTTGATGAGAAGATCGACACAACATGAAAAGAACCAGaaaattcacatttgagaagctggaatcagataatttggtcattttctctttaagaatagtttgttgcagctctgtcatcattatcgattaatctgatTATGAATCAttcataaaatgtctgaaaatagtgaaaattaTGTTATAATTTCAAAAAGTCTTCAGTCCAACACCCAGATATTTAGTGAAAtgtcatgtatgacaaagaCAAGCATAAAAGTATCACATGTAAGAAgtgttttttggcatttttactttaaaaaatgacaaaaaatgaatatagattATCTGAATCGTCGCAGCTTTAGAAACCACTCTGTATATGAAGCTAAAGCTAGTAgccggttagcttagcatagcataaCAACTGGAAACAAAAgggaggaaacagctagcctgactCTCCCCTAAAGAcatgatgatttatttactgtcattttctatctttttttttttttttgtcttttcagttcTGCGTTGAATAACCCTGCGTCTGTTTTTACAATGTGACGATACAGCATCATGAACAAcgtttttaaaaacacatttaatgaaaatacattaaacaaaaaaaacaatgaatttgaTACTGatatgtaattaaaataaacaacttCTATATTTCTTACAggttgtttctttctgttttcaaaCATACTTATTTCTACTCATTAATggaaaatgtcatattttgatGGACGATGATGTTTCTTATATTAAAACCGTATGTGTTAAGGTACATAGCCATACAACCATAACCCATGTCCTTAAAGTCTTCATGATTTGTTcttgacttcctgttttctgaCTTTAATATATGGTCAAACTTACACTACGTAAgagtctgtatgtctgtgtccATAATCCTTTCTGTGAAAGGATCTCCCTTCaggtaaaaaatattattttctttttttttttgatcaccCTGTAGTTAAAAAAGATTTGTTATTATGAAGTCTGGTCCGTGCCTTCTTGGTACTAATGCCCTCAATATCCAATAAAAAGGTACATTTATTTGCCAAAGCTGTTGTGTGTTGTGGTGatttcattcatgtttgttgAAGATTGATTCATGATATTGGAAGAATACTTTTAGTCATATTGTACTTTTTCTAAACAAAGTTACAACATGTTAAACTACTGTAAAACAAACGGTAAccattaaatcaaatcaaatgaataaatacattttaatttgacaaAAACTCAATGCAGCCGAAAAGgtctgcacactgcagctctgtTTAATGGTTTTTATGGTTATCTATTATGGTTtgtattatctttttttctattatatGTACACCTGTACGTATTGAATGGGATTGgcacatcatgtgactgtcagttAAACCTGGCATTTGTACATGTTTCATTACTTTGTTGTACTTTTGTTGTGGCTTACATCTCCTCATGACTGTTTTTATAGTAACATATAGtctaataataattttatatatattgcaCTTTACTATAGAGACTTACAACATGTTTAACTGTAAGACCAACAGAGTAAAAATGGTTAACAAAAAAGATTACAAGTATCTCCCTTCAagtttaaaatatacaaaaagtCGGCACACTACCGCTCTATTTTCACTAATATTATGCTttgtattatctttttttaaactgatatGTACACCTGTACATACTGAGTGGGACTGGCACATGATGTGACTGTCAGGTGACCTTTGTCCTTTGTGGATTTGAGATGGATTT
This is a stretch of genomic DNA from Scomber japonicus isolate fScoJap1 chromosome 16, fScoJap1.pri, whole genome shotgun sequence. It encodes these proteins:
- the frmd6 gene encoding FERM domain-containing protein 6 translates to MNKLNFHNNKTMQDRRCVCVFLPNDDTLNVIVNVKTLCQELLVQVCDLLRLKDCHLFGLSVIQNNEHIYMELDQKLSKYCPKEWKREASKGIDQFGPPMIIHFRAQYYVENGRLISDRAARYYYYWHLRKQVLLSQCIQREEAYFLLAAFALQADLGNFKRNKHFGKYFEPEAYFPPWVIAKRGREYILRHIPNMHKDQFALTASEAHLKYIKECAQLDDVTVHYYRLYKDKKEVEASLTLGLTLRGIQIFQNVGSVRQLLYDFPWTNVGKLVFVGKKFEILPDGLPSARKLIYYTGCPLRSRHLLQLLSNSHRLYMNLQPVLKQVRRLEENEEKKQYRESYISDALELDMEQLDKRSRASGSSAGSVSHHKRLSRHSTTSHGSSHTSGIETDSFRAPGQAPHRPLRTCSSSTTSHGSSHTSGIESSSKERILDDDEIEMLVDDPKDYEELHEMALDQELCIHITEDMLTMSPDQTNGYSGLIVKDVSSSTSSSSETVVKMRGQSIESLPQTSAGRKPQSSTDRHSQSLDDVRLYQKDCLQWAELCQDTAHSYTFGCAQELSDGCGYQGLSDQCTGMRGEQHPFPIKRTNKYFSLDLTSDEVPEFVV